One Agelaius phoeniceus isolate bAgePho1 chromosome 7, bAgePho1.hap1, whole genome shotgun sequence DNA segment encodes these proteins:
- the LOC129122758 gene encoding rac GTPase-activating protein 1-like: MLRQRCGQLLARLERGLHLLELGGSVEEDCIRIARCFEATRQRCCRLEQDGRRAREQLARVEAERAALEVKLKHARNQVEVEMKKRHRAEAELEKQERKLQLVLELLMREPWGNEALSREQCSVLSALAGRRLGAALAPSRRSSAVDESCQSLLSHSDISYDRTEDDVDVDMTLVRTLKRKAPDRQRVSLAPQVGPVVMAKRHRSSVVPHNAVSVPSMPPPAEVPGPADNLLPAVLVPQRRSRQGHRVSAHAGLPPRPPPSAELTTVWGTSEDLSCHAAGQESHTEGSSVGQPAPAPLPSPPRSLPAVQHKFTSKTVIRPEPCGVCGSRIRFGKTAIKCCQCQLLLHTKCREQCPSLCTPRPHHHAWPREGVLADFAPSTPPLVPTLVVQCVTEVEKRGLTETGLYRVPGAEQLVREWKRKLLRAGGALPALSTVTDIHVVCGVLKDFLRGLKEPLVTFSLHPAFLKAADIPDDAASDTALCHVVSKLPPANRDTLAFLMLHLLRVSHSPDCKMDVLNLSRVFGPTLVGYSSANPTPLAIMEDTPRQCKVVARLLSLPPSFWRGFVETEQENLVPMPALGCERAPFFQPIGSPEPKSGQLSPAGTCCLPSTLRSCVGKASRPPQGPTPRKVGRFFPSPV; this comes from the exons ATGCTGCGGCAGCGTTGcgggcagctcctggcccgGCTGGAGCGAGGGCTGCATCTCCTGGAGCTCGGCGGCAGCGTGGAGGAAG ACTGCATCCGGATCGCTCGGTGCTTCGAGGCGACGCGCCAGAGATGCTGCCGGCTGGAGCAGGATGGGCGTCGTGCCCGCGAGCAGCTGGCCCGTGTAGAGGCCGAGCGGGCAGCGCTGGAGGTGAAGCTCAAGCACGCCCGAAACCAAGTGGAGGTGGAGATGAAGAAGCGGCACCGGgcagaggctgagctggagaagCAG GAGCGAAAACTTCAGCTGGTCCTCGAGTTGCTGATGCGGGAACCGTGGGGCAACGAGGCACTGAGTAGGGAGCAGTGCTCTGTTCTCAGTGCCCTGGCCGGCCGGCGCCTTGGGGCAGCCTTGGCACCCAGCAGGAG GTCATCTGCAGTGGATGAGTCGTGCCAGTCCCTCCTGTCCCACTCGGATATCAGCTATGACCGCACTGAGGATGACGTG GATGTTGATATGACACTGGTGCGGACCCTGAAGCGCAAAGCTCCGGACAGGCAG CGTGTGTCCCTGGCCCCTCAGGTTGGCCCTGTGGTGATGGCAAAGCGGCACCGTTCTTCTGTGGTACCCCATAATGCT GTGAGTGTCCCCTCTATGCCGCCTCCTGCTGAGGTCCCAGGCCCTGCTGACAACCTCCTGCCTGCTGTTCTGGTGCCTCAACGCCGCTCTCGCCAGGGACATCGTGTCTCTGCACATGCAG GTCTCCCTCCACGGCCtcctccctctgcagagctgaccACAGTTTGGGGCACCAGTGAAGATCTGAGCTGCCATGCTGCGGGGCAGGAGAGCCACACTGAGGGCAGCTCAGTGGGacagccagcaccagccccCTTGCCCTCACCCCCACGGAGTCTCCCAGCAGTCCAGCACAAGTTCACCTCCAAAACA GTGATCCGCCCTGAGCcttgtggtgtctgtggttcCCGCATCCGCTTTGGGAAGACTGCCATCaagtgctgccagtgccagctgctgctgcacaccaAGTGTCGGGAGCAGTGCCCCAGCCTCTGCACGCCCAGGCCCCACCACCATGCCTGGCCCCGGGAG GGTGTGCTGGCTGACTTTGCGCCCTCCACGCCGCCCCTGGTGCCCACGCTGGTGGTGCAGTGTGTGACCGAGGTGGAGAAACGAGGCTTGACAGAG ACAGGGCTGTACCGGGTGCCAGGCGCGGAGCAGCTGGTGCGGGAGTGGAAGCGGAAGCTGCTGCGGGCTGGGGGAGCGCTGCCTGCCCTCAGCACTGTGACTGACATCCACGTGGTGTGCGGGGtgctcaaggactttctgcggGGACTCAAGGAACCACTggtcaccttcagcctccaccCTGCCTTCCTGAAGGCTGCTG ACATCCCCGATGATGCTGCCAgtgacacagccctgtgccatgTGGTGAGCAAGCTGCCCCCAGCCAACAGGGATACCCTGGCCTTCCTCATGCTGCACCTGCTCAG GGTGTCACACAGCCCTGACTGCAAGATGGATGTGCTCAACCTGTCCCGTGTGTTTGGCCCTACACTGGTGGGATACAGCTCAGCCAACCCCACACCACTCGCCATCATGGAGGACACGCCTCGGCAGTGCAAG GTGGTAGCTCGTCTCCTTTCGCTGCCACCCAGCTTCTGGAGAGGCTTTGTGGAGACAGAGCAGGAGAACCTGGTGCCAATGCCAGCCCTGGGATGTGAACGTG CACCCTTCTTCCAGCCCATTGGCTCTCCAGAGCCCAAGTCAGgccagctgagcccagctggcacctgctgcctccccagcaccctgaggagctgcgtgggcaaGGCCAGCCGGCCCCC GCAGGGACCAACCCCGAGGAAGGTGGGCCGGTTCTTCCCTTCTCCTGTGTAG
- the GMPPA gene encoding mannose-1-phosphate guanylyltransferase regulatory subunit alpha isoform X2, with protein MPLKAVILIGGPQKGTRFRPLSFEVPKPLFPVAGVPMVQHHIEACAKVPGMKEILLMGFYQPNEALSRFLVSAQQEFKVPIRYLQEYAALGTGGGIYHFRDQILSGGAEAFFVLNADVCSEFPLQEMLEFRQQHGDMHSFVILGTTANRTQALNYGCIVANAGTQEVQHYVEKPSTFVSEIINCGIYLFTPAIFQHIGEVFQRNQQELALEESSNGWQRAEVIRLEQDVFTALAGSGKLYVYKTDGFWSQIKSAGSAIYASRLYLNQYSKSHPERLAQNKPGGPVIRGNVYIHPTASIDSTAVLGPNVSIGEGVTVGAGVRVRESIVLHGASLHDHTCVLNTIVGWDSTIGRWARVEGTPSDPNPNDPYAKIDSETLFRDGRLTPSITILGCSVTIPAEVVILNSIVLPHKELSRSYKNQIIL; from the exons ATGCCGCTCAAGGCCGTCATCCTCATCGGGGGCCCGCAGAAGG GGACCCGGTTCCGGCCGCTGTCCTTCGAGGTGCCCAAGCCGCTGTTCCCCGTGGCCGGAGTGCCCATGGTGCAGCACCACATCGAGGCCTGCGCCAAG GTGCCCGGCATGAAGGAGATCCTGCTGATGGGTTTCTACCAGCCCAACGAGGCCCTCAGCCGCTTTCTCGTATCGGCGCAGCAGGAGTTCAAGGTTCCCATCAG GTATCTGCAGGAGTACGCAGCCCTGGGCACGGGTGGTGGCATCTATCACTTCCGAGACCAGATCCTGTCAGGTGGTGCTGAGGCCTTCTTTGTCCTCAACGCAGACGTGTGCTCAGAGTTCCCCTTACAAGAGATGCTGGAGTTTCGGCAGCAGCATGGGGACATGCACAGCTTTGTCATTCTGGGTACCACA GCCAACAGGACACAGGCACTGAATTATGGCTGTATCGTGGCAAATGCAGGCACACAGGAG GTTCAGCACTATGTGGAGAAGCCAAGCACGTTTGTCAGTGAGATCATTAACTGTGGCATCTACCTCTTCACACCTGCAATCTTCCAGCACATTGGTGAAGTCTTCCAGAGGAACCAACAGGAGCTAGCACT AGAGGAAAGTTCCAATGGCTGGCAGCGTGCAGAAGTGATCCGGCTAGAGCAGGATGTTTTCACGGCCCTGGCTGGGAGTGGCAAACTCTACGTCTACAAAACTGATGGCTTCTGGAGCCAGATCAAGTCAGCTGG ctctgctatCTATGCCAGCCGCCTTTACCTGAACCAGTACAGCAAAAGCCACCCAGAGAGACTGGCCCAGAACAAACCTGGAGGCCCTGTCATCCGAG GGAATGTGTACATCCATCCGACAGCTTCCATTGACAGCACTGCAGTG CTGGGCCCCAACGTCTCCATAGGGGAGGGTGTGACGGTGGGCGCTGGTGTGCGCGTGCGAGAGTCCATCGTCCTGCATGGTGCCTCACTCCAT GACCACACCTGTGTCCTGAATACCATTGTGGGCTGGGACAGCACGATCGGGCGCTGGGCGCGGGTTGAGGGGACGCCCAGCGACCCCAACCCCAACGATCCCTATGCCAAGATCGACAGCGAGACCCTGTTCCGGGACGGGCGCCTCACGCCATCCATCACAATCCTGG gctgcagtgtcaccatTCCGGCTGAGGTCGTCATTCTCAACTCCATTGTCCTTCCTCACAAGGAACTGAGCCGAAGCTACAAAAACCAGATTATCCTGTGA
- the GMPPA gene encoding mannose-1-phosphate guanylyltransferase regulatory subunit alpha isoform X1: MPLKAVILIGGPQKGTRFRPLSFEVPKPLFPVAGVPMVQHHIEACAKVPGMKEILLMGFYQPNEALSRFLVSAQQEFKVPIRYLQEYAALGTGGGIYHFRDQILSGGAEAFFVLNADVCSEFPLQEMLEFRQQHGDMHSFVILGTTANRTQALNYGCIVANAGTQEVQHYVEKPSTFVSEIINCGIYLFTPAIFQHIGEVFQRNQQELALCPYLGEESSNGWQRAEVIRLEQDVFTALAGSGKLYVYKTDGFWSQIKSAGSAIYASRLYLNQYSKSHPERLAQNKPGGPVIRGNVYIHPTASIDSTAVLGPNVSIGEGVTVGAGVRVRESIVLHGASLHDHTCVLNTIVGWDSTIGRWARVEGTPSDPNPNDPYAKIDSETLFRDGRLTPSITILGCSVTIPAEVVILNSIVLPHKELSRSYKNQIIL; this comes from the exons ATGCCGCTCAAGGCCGTCATCCTCATCGGGGGCCCGCAGAAGG GGACCCGGTTCCGGCCGCTGTCCTTCGAGGTGCCCAAGCCGCTGTTCCCCGTGGCCGGAGTGCCCATGGTGCAGCACCACATCGAGGCCTGCGCCAAG GTGCCCGGCATGAAGGAGATCCTGCTGATGGGTTTCTACCAGCCCAACGAGGCCCTCAGCCGCTTTCTCGTATCGGCGCAGCAGGAGTTCAAGGTTCCCATCAG GTATCTGCAGGAGTACGCAGCCCTGGGCACGGGTGGTGGCATCTATCACTTCCGAGACCAGATCCTGTCAGGTGGTGCTGAGGCCTTCTTTGTCCTCAACGCAGACGTGTGCTCAGAGTTCCCCTTACAAGAGATGCTGGAGTTTCGGCAGCAGCATGGGGACATGCACAGCTTTGTCATTCTGGGTACCACA GCCAACAGGACACAGGCACTGAATTATGGCTGTATCGTGGCAAATGCAGGCACACAGGAG GTTCAGCACTATGTGGAGAAGCCAAGCACGTTTGTCAGTGAGATCATTAACTGTGGCATCTACCTCTTCACACCTGCAATCTTCCAGCACATTGGTGAAGTCTTCCAGAGGAACCAACAGGAGCTAGCACT CTGTCCTTACCTTGG AGAGGAAAGTTCCAATGGCTGGCAGCGTGCAGAAGTGATCCGGCTAGAGCAGGATGTTTTCACGGCCCTGGCTGGGAGTGGCAAACTCTACGTCTACAAAACTGATGGCTTCTGGAGCCAGATCAAGTCAGCTGG ctctgctatCTATGCCAGCCGCCTTTACCTGAACCAGTACAGCAAAAGCCACCCAGAGAGACTGGCCCAGAACAAACCTGGAGGCCCTGTCATCCGAG GGAATGTGTACATCCATCCGACAGCTTCCATTGACAGCACTGCAGTG CTGGGCCCCAACGTCTCCATAGGGGAGGGTGTGACGGTGGGCGCTGGTGTGCGCGTGCGAGAGTCCATCGTCCTGCATGGTGCCTCACTCCAT GACCACACCTGTGTCCTGAATACCATTGTGGGCTGGGACAGCACGATCGGGCGCTGGGCGCGGGTTGAGGGGACGCCCAGCGACCCCAACCCCAACGATCCCTATGCCAAGATCGACAGCGAGACCCTGTTCCGGGACGGGCGCCTCACGCCATCCATCACAATCCTGG gctgcagtgtcaccatTCCGGCTGAGGTCGTCATTCTCAACTCCATTGTCCTTCCTCACAAGGAACTGAGCCGAAGCTACAAAAACCAGATTATCCTGTGA